From Streptomyces sp. NBC_00683, one genomic window encodes:
- a CDS encoding suppressor of fused domain protein, giving the protein MGEILALVEARLRTALGEPDARADVTFLGTDRIEVLRFIDGDVVRYATLGMSAQPMADPTSPLADPVKGPRAELVLSVRAGLADTDQVLRPLAVLAASPQVEGLIVTPGASLDLGQPLWSGAPFDAVLVAEPGGLVEDLELDEPMDPVRFLPLLPMTRNEAAWKRVRGAQELQERWLSQGTDLRDPLRSSVPLD; this is encoded by the coding sequence ATGGGAGAAATTCTTGCTCTGGTCGAGGCCCGGCTCCGTACGGCCCTGGGCGAACCGGACGCACGCGCCGATGTGACGTTCCTCGGCACGGACCGTATCGAGGTGCTCCGCTTCATCGACGGCGACGTGGTGCGCTACGCCACGCTCGGCATGTCCGCACAGCCGATGGCCGATCCCACCTCGCCCCTCGCCGACCCGGTGAAGGGCCCGCGCGCGGAACTGGTCCTGTCGGTACGGGCCGGCCTCGCCGACACCGACCAGGTGCTGCGGCCGCTCGCGGTGCTGGCCGCCTCCCCGCAGGTCGAGGGATTGATCGTGACCCCGGGCGCGTCGCTGGACCTCGGCCAACCGCTGTGGTCCGGGGCACCGTTCGACGCGGTGCTCGTCGCCGAGCCGGGCGGCCTGGTCGAGGACCTGGAGCTGGACGAACCGATGGACCCGGTGCGCTTCCTGCCGCTGCTGCCGATGACCCGCAACGAGGCGGCCTGGAAGAGGGTCAGGGGGGCGCAGGAACTGCAGGAGCGCTGGCTGTCCCAGGGGACGGATCTGCGAGACCCGCTGCGTTCCTCGGTACCCCTGGACTGA
- a CDS encoding magnesium and cobalt transport protein CorA produces MSMIRDLRAAVRPSLRKSNTPYNSYDTTRDPTVSSAVVDCAVYRGGRRLAADACQTPHEAMLRVREDGGFAWIGLHEPTEEEFAGIAREFGLHPLAVEDAVHAHQRPKLERYDDTLFTVFKTIHYVEHAELTATSEVVETGEVMCFTGRDFVITVRHGGQGSLRALRHRLQDDPELLAKGPSAVLHSIADHVVDGYIAVAASVQDDIDEVEIDVFSTPAKGGPRGSDAGRIYQLKREVLEFKRAVSPLLRPMQLLSERPMRLIDPDIQKYFRDVADHLARVHEEVIGFDELLNSILQANLAQATVTQNEDMRKITSWAAIIAVPTMICGVYGMNFDHMPELRWTYGYPVVMGVIGIVCFTIHRSLKRNGWL; encoded by the coding sequence TTGTCGATGATCCGCGACCTGCGCGCCGCCGTGCGCCCGTCCCTGCGCAAGAGCAACACCCCGTACAACAGCTACGACACCACCCGCGACCCGACCGTCTCCAGCGCTGTCGTCGACTGCGCGGTCTACCGGGGCGGGCGCCGGCTCGCGGCCGACGCCTGCCAGACCCCGCACGAGGCGATGCTGCGCGTGCGTGAGGACGGCGGATTCGCCTGGATCGGCCTGCACGAGCCGACCGAGGAGGAATTCGCCGGTATCGCACGGGAGTTCGGCCTCCACCCGCTCGCCGTCGAGGACGCCGTCCATGCCCACCAGCGGCCCAAGCTGGAGCGGTACGACGACACGCTGTTCACCGTCTTCAAGACCATCCACTACGTCGAGCACGCCGAGCTGACCGCGACCAGCGAGGTCGTCGAGACCGGCGAGGTGATGTGCTTCACCGGGCGGGACTTCGTCATCACCGTCCGGCACGGCGGACAGGGCTCGCTTCGCGCCCTGCGCCACCGGCTCCAGGACGACCCGGAGCTGCTCGCCAAGGGCCCTTCCGCCGTGCTCCACTCCATCGCGGACCATGTGGTCGACGGGTACATCGCGGTGGCCGCTTCGGTGCAGGACGACATCGACGAGGTCGAGATCGATGTGTTCTCCACCCCGGCGAAGGGCGGGCCCCGCGGTTCGGACGCGGGCCGGATCTACCAGCTGAAGCGCGAGGTACTGGAGTTCAAGCGCGCCGTGTCGCCGCTGCTGCGGCCCATGCAGCTGCTGAGCGAGCGCCCGATGCGGCTGATCGATCCCGACATCCAGAAGTACTTCCGCGATGTCGCCGACCACCTCGCCCGCGTGCACGAGGAGGTCATCGGCTTCGACGAACTGCTCAACTCGATCCTTCAGGCCAATCTGGCGCAGGCGACGGTGACGCAGAACGAGGACATGCGCAAGATCACGTCCTGGGCCGCCATCATCGCCGTACCGACGATGATCTGCGGCGTGTACGGCATGAACTTCGATCACATGCCGGAGCTGAGGTGGACGTACGGCTATCCGGTGGTGATGGGCGTCATCGGAATCGTCTGCTTCACCATCCACCGCAGCCTCAAGCGCAACGGCTGGCTCTAA
- a CDS encoding magnesium transporter MgtE N-terminal domain-containing protein, with translation MAAGAPRVFVSHLSGVPVFDPNGDQVGRVRDLVAMLRVGGKPPRLLGMVVEVVSRRRIFLPMIRVTGVESGQVITTGVVNMRRFEQRPTERLVLGEILDRRVHLVETDEEVTVLDVAIQQLPARRDWEIDKFFVRKGRGGALRRKGETLTVEWSAISGFSLDEHGQGAESLVATFERLRPTDVANALHHLSPKRRAEVAAALDDDRLADVLEELPEDDQVEILGKLKEDRAADVLEAMDPDDAADLLSELPEADKERLLALMRPDDAADVRRLMSYEERTAGGLMTTEPIILRPDATVADALARVRQQDLSPALAAQVYVCRAPDETPTGKYLGTVHFQRLLRDPPFTLVSSLVDSDLVPLTPDTPLSAVTSFLAAYNMVSVPVVDETGSLLGAVTVDDVLDHLLPEDWRETDFQGEEGIADDR, from the coding sequence ATGGCAGCAGGCGCTCCCCGTGTCTTCGTCTCGCACCTCTCCGGTGTGCCGGTCTTCGACCCCAACGGCGACCAGGTCGGCCGGGTCCGCGACCTGGTGGCCATGCTGCGCGTCGGCGGCAAACCGCCGCGGCTGCTCGGGATGGTCGTCGAAGTGGTGAGCCGGCGGCGGATCTTCCTGCCGATGATCCGGGTGACGGGCGTCGAGTCGGGTCAGGTCATCACCACCGGAGTGGTCAACATGCGGCGCTTCGAGCAGCGCCCGACCGAGCGACTCGTTCTCGGCGAGATCCTTGACCGGCGGGTGCACCTGGTCGAGACCGACGAGGAGGTCACCGTCCTCGATGTCGCGATCCAGCAGCTGCCGGCCCGCCGCGACTGGGAGATCGACAAGTTCTTCGTACGCAAGGGGCGCGGCGGCGCGCTGCGCCGCAAGGGCGAGACGCTGACCGTGGAGTGGTCGGCGATCAGCGGCTTCTCGCTGGACGAGCACGGCCAGGGTGCCGAGAGCCTGGTCGCCACCTTCGAACGGCTGCGTCCGACGGATGTCGCCAACGCCCTGCACCACCTGTCGCCCAAGCGCCGGGCCGAGGTCGCCGCCGCCCTGGACGACGACCGGCTCGCGGACGTCCTGGAGGAACTCCCCGAGGACGACCAGGTGGAGATCCTCGGCAAGCTCAAGGAGGACCGCGCGGCGGACGTCCTCGAGGCGATGGACCCGGACGATGCGGCCGACCTGCTCTCGGAGCTGCCGGAGGCGGACAAGGAACGACTGCTGGCGCTGATGCGGCCGGACGACGCCGCCGACGTACGGCGACTGATGTCCTACGAGGAGCGGACCGCGGGCGGTCTGATGACGACCGAGCCGATCATCCTGCGGCCCGACGCGACGGTCGCGGACGCGCTGGCCAGGGTCCGGCAGCAGGACCTCTCCCCGGCGCTGGCCGCGCAGGTGTACGTCTGCAGGGCACCGGACGAGACCCCGACGGGCAAGTACCTGGGCACGGTGCACTTCCAGCGGCTGCTGCGCGATCCGCCGTTCACGCTGGTCAGCTCGCTCGTCGACAGCGATCTCGTACCCCTGACGCCGGACACCCCGCTGTCGGCCGTGACCAGCTTTCTGGCCGCGTACAACATGGTCTCCGTTCCCGTGGTGGACGAGACCGGGTCGCTGCTGGGCGCGGTGACGGTCGACGACGTGCTCGACCACCTGCTGCCCGAGGACTGGCGCGAGACCGACTTCCAGGGCGAGGAGGGGATCGCCGATGACCGGTGA
- a CDS encoding DUF1003 domain-containing protein — protein MTGEDRPRAASTGASGIVRPPRPRLDQPKAQRRRLLPEYDPEAFGRFSERIARFLGTGRFIVWMTLIIILWVVWNIFAPEKFRFDQYPFIFLTLMLSLQASYAAPLILLAQNRQDDRDRVTHEQDRKQNERSIADTEYLTREIAALRMGLGEVATRDWIRSELEAMVKDMEERQVLFQVESDEGDR, from the coding sequence ATGACCGGTGAGGACCGCCCCAGGGCCGCGTCTACCGGCGCGTCGGGCATCGTGCGGCCCCCGCGGCCCCGGCTCGACCAGCCGAAGGCCCAGCGGCGCAGGCTGCTGCCGGAGTACGACCCCGAGGCGTTCGGCCGCTTCTCCGAGCGCATCGCCCGTTTCCTGGGCACGGGACGGTTCATCGTCTGGATGACGCTGATCATCATCCTGTGGGTGGTGTGGAACATCTTCGCGCCGGAGAAGTTCCGGTTCGATCAGTACCCGTTCATCTTCCTGACCCTGATGCTGTCCCTCCAGGCCTCGTACGCGGCCCCGCTGATCCTCCTCGCACAGAACCGCCAGGACGACCGCGACCGGGTGACCCACGAGCAGGACCGCAAGCAGAACGAGCGGTCGATCGCGGACACCGAGTACCTCACCCGCGAGATCGCGGCGCTCCGGATGGGTCTCGGCGAGGTCGCCACCCGGGACTGGATCCGCTCGGAGCTGGAAGCCATGGTGAAGGACATGGAGGAGCGACAGGTCCTCTTCCAGGTCGAGAGTGACGAAGGCGACCGCTGA
- a CDS encoding Mrp/NBP35 family ATP-binding protein, whose protein sequence is MATEDAVREALATVNDPEIHRPITELGMVKSVEIDPDGVVAVTVYLTVSGCPMRETITKNVTDAVARVEGVSRVEVTLDVMSDEQRKELASSLRGGTAEREVPFAKPGSLTRVYAVASGKGGVGKSSVTVNLAAAMAADGLKVGVVDADIYGHSVPRMLGVDGKPTQVENMIMPPSAHGVKVISIGMFTPGNAPVVWRGPMLHRALQQFLADVYWGDLDVLLLDLPPGTGDIAISVAQLVPNAEILVVTTPQQAAAEVAERAGSIAVQTHQKIVGVVENMSGMPCPHCDEIVDVFGSGGGQRVAEGLTKTVGAEVPVLGTIPIDVRLREGGDEGKPVVLSDPDSAAGAALRSIAEKLSGRQRGLSGMSLGLTPRNKF, encoded by the coding sequence ATGGCTACGGAAGACGCGGTGCGTGAAGCACTGGCGACAGTGAACGACCCGGAGATCCACCGACCGATCACCGAGCTGGGCATGGTGAAATCGGTCGAAATCGATCCTGACGGTGTGGTCGCTGTCACCGTGTACCTCACGGTTTCCGGCTGCCCGATGCGAGAGACGATCACCAAGAACGTGACCGACGCGGTGGCCCGTGTCGAGGGCGTGTCGCGGGTCGAGGTCACTCTTGACGTGATGAGCGACGAACAGCGCAAGGAGCTCGCCTCCTCGCTGCGCGGCGGCACGGCGGAGCGTGAGGTGCCGTTCGCCAAGCCCGGGTCCCTGACCCGGGTCTACGCGGTCGCGTCCGGCAAGGGCGGCGTCGGCAAGTCCTCGGTGACCGTGAACCTCGCCGCGGCGATGGCGGCCGACGGACTCAAGGTCGGCGTGGTGGACGCGGACATCTACGGCCACAGCGTGCCCCGGATGCTCGGCGTGGACGGCAAGCCCACCCAGGTCGAGAACATGATCATGCCGCCGTCGGCGCACGGCGTGAAGGTGATCTCCATCGGCATGTTCACCCCGGGCAACGCCCCGGTGGTGTGGCGCGGGCCCATGCTGCACCGCGCGCTGCAGCAGTTCCTCGCCGATGTGTACTGGGGCGACCTGGACGTCCTGCTGCTCGACCTGCCGCCGGGCACCGGTGACATCGCGATCTCCGTGGCACAGCTCGTGCCGAACGCCGAGATCCTCGTCGTCACGACCCCCCAGCAGGCCGCGGCCGAGGTTGCCGAGCGGGCCGGCTCCATCGCCGTGCAGACCCACCAGAAGATCGTCGGCGTCGTCGAGAACATGTCGGGGATGCCGTGCCCGCACTGCGACGAGATCGTCGACGTGTTCGGCTCGGGCGGCGGCCAGCGGGTCGCCGAGGGGCTGACGAAGACGGTGGGCGCCGAGGTACCGGTCCTGGGCACCATCCCGATCGACGTGCGCCTGCGCGAGGGCGGCGACGAGGGCAAGCCCGTCGTGCTGTCCGACCCGGACTCCGCGGCCGGCGCCGCGCTGCGGTCCATCGCGGAGAAGCTGAGCGGCCGTCAGCGCGGCCTGTCCGGCATGTCGCTGGGGCTCACCCCGCGCAACAAGTTCTGA
- a CDS encoding sec-independent translocase, which produces MFNDIGALELLTLVVLAVLVFGPEKLPKVIQDVTRTIRKIREFSDSAKEDIRSELGPQFKDFEFEDLNPKTFVRKQLMDGNDDLGLKEIRESFDLRKEMADVTDAVNGRESASSASGAGAAAASAVGASAGSGSAPDLLKKPAQPAKDERPPFDADAT; this is translated from the coding sequence GTGTTCAATGACATAGGCGCACTCGAGCTCCTGACGCTCGTGGTTCTTGCCGTGCTCGTATTCGGTCCGGAGAAACTGCCGAAGGTCATCCAGGACGTCACGCGGACCATCCGCAAGATCCGTGAGTTCTCGGACAGCGCCAAGGAAGACATCCGCTCGGAGCTCGGCCCGCAGTTCAAGGACTTCGAGTTCGAGGATCTCAACCCCAAGACCTTCGTCCGCAAGCAGCTCATGGACGGCAACGACGACCTGGGGCTCAAGGAGATCCGCGAGAGCTTCGACCTGCGCAAGGAGATGGCCGATGTCACCGACGCGGTGAACGGCCGTGAGAGTGCCTCCTCCGCCTCCGGCGCCGGTGCTGCGGCAGCGTCCGCCGTCGGCGCGTCGGCCGGTTCCGGTTCCGCGCCCGATCTGCTCAAGAAGCCCGCGCAGCCCGCGAAGGACGAGCGTCCGCCGTTCGACGCAGACGCCACCTGA
- a CDS encoding S1C family serine protease has translation MDDGKPSGPKAKWWSRPSTGRAVPAEPEDSTPVADTAEDTAVHGTAPAAEPAAEAAPRPAPAVAEPPAPPLAEPPAVAEPPAPRAQPLHAPDEYSTPPYGGPGPWAPAPPVQRPVPTPAHGTPVPPPYAGTNGQGTAVHAPAPVPVPAPAPAGQGPGEAYAPPPQPHAVPQQHHHGAPPQQPQPHPAQHEFQPQTSQWLRYDPWGAPQQPLTHPGPPLGADPQPRRRRRGSALIGAALLALVAGGIGGGIGAYAERNGGLTTVELPQAGRDSGGRAPDSVAGIASSALPSVVTLHVSGSAESGTGTGFVLDNKGHILTNNHVVAPAGSNGDITVTFSGGETAQAEIVGKDSGYDLAVVKVTGVSGLKPLPLGNSDNVQVGDPVVAIGAPFDLSNTVTSGIISAKQRPITAGGEKGDGSDVSYVDALQTDAPINPGNSGGPLVDSEAHVIGINSAIRGADSGSGLDGGQSGSIGLGFAIPINQGKRVAEELINTGKATHPVIGVTLDMKFTGDGAKVGGKGADGGSAVTADGPADKAGIKPGDIITEVEGERVHSGEELIVKIRAHRPGDRLGLKLTRGGKELSMTLTLGSASGT, from the coding sequence ATGGACGACGGAAAGCCCAGCGGGCCGAAGGCGAAGTGGTGGAGCCGTCCCTCGACGGGACGTGCTGTCCCTGCCGAGCCGGAGGACTCGACGCCCGTCGCGGACACGGCCGAGGACACCGCGGTCCACGGGACGGCACCGGCAGCGGAGCCGGCGGCCGAAGCAGCACCCCGGCCCGCCCCCGCGGTCGCCGAGCCGCCCGCGCCTCCGCTCGCCGAGCCGCCCGCCGTCGCCGAGCCGCCCGCCCCCCGTGCACAGCCGCTGCACGCTCCCGACGAGTACAGCACCCCGCCCTACGGAGGCCCGGGGCCATGGGCGCCCGCGCCGCCCGTGCAGCGCCCGGTGCCGACCCCGGCGCACGGCACCCCGGTACCCCCGCCGTACGCGGGGACGAACGGGCAGGGGACGGCCGTCCATGCCCCGGCACCGGTACCCGTCCCGGCCCCTGCCCCTGCAGGGCAGGGCCCCGGTGAGGCGTACGCACCGCCGCCCCAGCCCCACGCGGTGCCGCAGCAGCATCACCACGGCGCGCCCCCGCAGCAGCCCCAGCCCCACCCCGCCCAGCACGAGTTCCAGCCGCAGACGTCCCAGTGGCTGCGCTACGACCCGTGGGGCGCGCCCCAGCAGCCGCTCACCCACCCCGGCCCGCCCCTCGGCGCCGACCCGCAGCCCCGCAGGCGCCGTCGCGGATCCGCCCTGATCGGTGCCGCGTTGCTCGCTCTCGTCGCCGGCGGGATCGGCGGCGGCATCGGCGCCTACGCCGAGCGCAACGGGGGTCTGACCACGGTCGAGCTTCCGCAGGCCGGCCGGGACAGCGGAGGCAGGGCGCCCGACAGCGTCGCGGGCATCGCGTCCAGTGCGCTGCCCAGCGTGGTGACCCTGCACGTCAGCGGTTCCGCCGAGTCCGGCACGGGCACCGGCTTCGTACTCGACAACAAGGGCCACATCCTCACCAACAACCACGTGGTCGCTCCCGCGGGTTCCAACGGGGACATCACCGTCACGTTCAGCGGGGGAGAGACCGCGCAGGCCGAGATCGTCGGCAAGGACAGCGGCTACGACCTGGCGGTCGTCAAGGTGACCGGCGTCTCGGGCCTCAAGCCCCTGCCCCTCGGCAACTCCGACAACGTGCAGGTCGGCGATCCGGTGGTGGCCATCGGTGCCCCCTTCGACCTGTCCAACACGGTCACGTCCGGCATCATCAGCGCCAAGCAGCGGCCCATCACCGCAGGCGGCGAGAAGGGTGACGGCTCGGACGTCAGCTATGTCGACGCCCTGCAGACCGACGCCCCGATCAACCCCGGCAACTCCGGCGGCCCGCTCGTCGACTCCGAGGCCCATGTCATCGGCATCAACAGCGCCATCCGTGGCGCCGACAGCGGCTCCGGCCTCGACGGCGGTCAGTCCGGCTCCATCGGCCTCGGCTTCGCCATACCGATCAACCAGGGCAAGCGCGTCGCCGAAGAGCTGATCAACACGGGCAAGGCCACCCACCCGGTGATCGGCGTCACGCTGGACATGAAGTTCACCGGCGACGGCGCCAAGGTCGGCGGAAAGGGCGCTGACGGCGGGTCCGCGGTCACCGCCGACGGTCCCGCGGACAAGGCGGGCATCAAGCCGGGCGACATCATCACCGAGGTGGAGGGCGAGCGCGTGCACAGCGGTGAGGAACTGATCGTCAAGATCCGTGCCCACCGGCCGGGCGACCGGCTCGGCCTCAAGCTGACCCGTGGTGGCAAAGAGCTGTCCATGACTTTGACGCTCGGCTCGGCGAGCGGCACCTGA